A genomic segment from Cricetulus griseus strain 17A/GY chromosome 8, alternate assembly CriGri-PICRH-1.0, whole genome shotgun sequence encodes:
- the Gprin3 gene encoding G protein-regulated inducer of neurite outgrowth 3 yields the protein MGTVPDPLRVTKASMVAASGKEESRGELQSIAPQQAQPEKNASGLGNAPAELSLRLGAAAGALMQACVHETSQQDMAAPGVLHEVAQVSPTHNTPEDPQPQRSKELAAPGPDPTAEEELTSAPVLMAAVQHAHRAIRGDLPNPSTSLVPEDSLVKSKANSNSAKPEMSSCPTRVTCCSSKNQVLCDFPSPENTQGIVRASDPAMGVHASPSADRPDGEGQKGNSSNSTVGSNEPVARGGCSENEQPSATASDTTGEGSEKLPPSPLTSGDPTCSPDAKKAPLLAQHPVSRFKEAATMTCQAERETKEVPGRAWQDAEVQAVASVESRSVSTSPSILSAFLKEIPAPEPENGQEQLRVVCHGKGSGGHSLELSNSMADPRGSRQCIGIVPQVHIQPAAATPAAVQGECKPENKPGEAFKSSLMASSQKQDTEKDGQSSASEEAPSGQPTGTNPGSQKASPIDTISPFAGSQAEISHGLVKTTNDHKTEPDCKLPDLRGGASKDDQLESLNPTDNRGAKDGKSASPHIVKEHTAGTTCTLDAKTLLLNPKPQENEGTGPEANLAPSPGRKSQQNTMEEHRQTKTATSLSLPSDGTGDSSPGSGKRTPSRSVKASPRRASRVSEFLKELNVTAAAAQVGLTPGEKKKQMGADSKLHLKQSKRVRDVVWDDQGMTWEVYGASLDPESLGIAIQNHLQRQIKEHEKLVKTQSGQIRGSISSDSSSNKKLKGRQQGVLQSMLQNFRRPNCCVRPAPSSVLD from the coding sequence ATGGGGACTGTACCCGACCCTCTGAGAGTGACTAAGGCCTCCATGGTGGCAGCTTCTGGAAAGGAAGAGAGTCGAGGAGAGCTGCAGAGTATCGCCCCACAACAGGCTCAGCCCGAGAAGAATGCTAGTGGCCTTGGCAATGCCCCTGCTGAACTCAGCCTCAGGCTCGGCGCAGCTGCTGGGGCCCTGATGCAAGCTTGTGTGCATGAGACCAGCCAGCAAGACATGGCAGCCCCTGGTGTGCTGCATGAGGTGGCACAAGTGTCTCCCACACACAACACTCCCGAGGACCCCCAGCCACAACGAAGCAAGGAGCTGGCAGCGCCAGGCCCGGATCCAACTGCAGAAGAGGAACTTACATCGGCACCGGTTTTAATGGCAGCCGTTCAGCATGCTCACCGTGCCATCCGAGGTGACCTGCCAAATCCTAGCACCTCTCTGGTACCTGAAGATTCCTTGGTGAAGTCAAAGGCAAACTCAAACAGTGCAAAACCTGAGATGTCAAGTTGTCCTACCAGGGTCACCTGTTGCAGCAGCAAAAATCAAGTGCTCTGTGATTTTCCTTCTCCAGAAAATACGCAGGGAATTGTACGGGCTTCAGATCCTGCAATGGGGGTTCACGCATCCCCTTCCGCAGACAGACCTGATGGGGAAGGGCAGAAAGGCAACAGTAGTAACAGCACAGTAGGGTCCAATGAGCCTGTAGCAAGAGGAGGGTGCTCAGAGAATGAACAGCCTTCTGCTACTGCCTCAGACACCACAGGTGAAGGGTCTGAAAAGCTTCCCCCATCCCCCCTCACCAGCGGAGATCCCACTTGTTCTCCAGATGCAAAGAAGGCACCGCTGCTAGCACAGCATCCGGTGTCAAGGTTCAAAGAAGCCGCTACTATGACCTGCCAAGCTGAAAGGGAGACTAAGGAGGTCCCTGGAAGGGCTTGGCAAGATGCTGAGGTGCAGGCAGTGGCAAGTGTGGAGAGCAGGTCTGTCTCTACCAgccccagcatcctctctgcgtTCTTAAAGGAAATTCCTGCTCCTGAGCCGGAGAACGGGCAAGAGCAGCTACGTGTAGTTTGCCATGGTAAAGGCAGTGGAGGCCACTCGCTGGAACTCTCGAACAGCATGGCAGACCCCCGGGGGTCAAGGCAGTGCATTGGCATTGTGCCACAGGTGCACATCCAGCCAGCTGCTGCCACTCCTGCAGCTGTCCAGGGGGAATGCAAACCGGAAAACAAACCAGGGGAAGCCTTTAAATCCTCACTGATGGCCTCCAGTCAAAAGCAGGATACAGAGAAAGATGGGCAGTCTTCAGCAAGCGAAGAGGCACCCTCCGGGCAGCCTACAGGTACTAATCCTGGCTCCCAGAAAGCCAGCCCCATTGACACGATTTCCCCCTTTGCTGGAAGTCAAGCTGAGATAAGTCATGGGTTAGTGAAAACGACAAATGACCACAAAACTGAGCCAGACTGCAAACTACCTGACTTGCGTGGAGGCGCCAGTAAAGATGACCAGCTGGAGAGCTTGAATCCCACTGATAACAGAGGTGCAAAGGACGGGAAGTCTGCTTCTCCTCACATTGTCAAAGAGCACACAGCTGGGACCACCTGCACCCTAGACGCCAAAACCCTGCTACTAAATCCTAAACCTcaagaaaatgaaggcacaggACCAGAGGCCAACCTTGCACCCTCCCCAGGGCGGAAGAGCCAGCAGAACACCATGGAAGAACACAGACAGACCAAGACAGCCACGAGTCTGAGCCTGCCATCCGATGGCACAGGCGACTCGAGCCCGGGCTCTGGCAAGAGGACCCCTTCTCGTTCGGTCAAGGCCAGCCCACGCAGGGCCAGCCGGGTGAGCGAGTTCCTGAAGGAGCTCAACGTGACGGCAGCTGCTGCCCAGGTGGGGCTCACACctggagaaaagaagaaacagatgggTGCAGACTCCAAGCTGCATCTGAAACAGTCCAAGCGAGTCAGGGACGTAGTGTGGGATGACCAAGGCATGACCTGGGAAGTGTATGGTGCTTCCTTGGACCCAGAGTCCCTGGGAATTGCCATCCAGAACCATTTACAAAGACAAATTAAGGAACATGAGAAGCTAGTTAAAACACAAAGTGGCCAGATTCGAGGATCTATTTCCTCAGATTCTTCTTCAAATAAGAAGCTCAAAGGGAGACAGCAGGGCGTTCTGCAGTCCATGCTGCAAAACTTCCGGCGCCCCAACTGCTGTGTTCGCCCCGCCCCATCTTCTGTGTTGGACTGA